In Bacteroidota bacterium, the following are encoded in one genomic region:
- a CDS encoding pectin acetylesterase-family hydrolase, producing MTRFPFRAAVLCLGALLLALPACDSDDPDGDDLGDTSALDEAQANPGQWFFVETEGAQCRDGSPTGFGVRFQEGSDDLVIYLEGGGACFSPETCSVNPAAFGEAEFVNPVTGFVATGGNLGLFNADDPSNPIGDWNAVYVPYCTGDVHGGSAPDALVLGVDGLQQFVGHRNIEAYLALLRPAFADVDEVLLTGSSAGGFGSLVNFAAVADAFDGASLTLLDDSGPILFSDAVFTPTLGGAFAQLFNFPASFPDDAGALFQPDGLQGVYAYYDQRYPDATFGLSSYTQDQTIRFFFGFDPLTGMPFEITGEQFEAALEETAATIPDSWGTYLAAGADHTFLRFPDRYPGPYADWLGELIDGNPADVAVGGTP from the coding sequence ATGACCCGTTTTCCCTTCCGTGCCGCCGTGCTCTGCCTCGGCGCGCTCCTCCTCGCCCTCCCGGCTTGCGACAGCGACGACCCTGACGGGGACGACCTCGGTGACACCTCTGCGCTCGACGAGGCGCAGGCCAACCCCGGCCAGTGGTTCTTCGTCGAGACCGAGGGCGCGCAGTGCCGCGACGGCTCCCCGACCGGCTTCGGCGTCCGCTTCCAGGAGGGCTCCGACGACCTCGTGATCTACCTCGAAGGCGGCGGCGCGTGCTTCAGCCCCGAGACGTGCTCGGTCAACCCGGCGGCCTTCGGCGAGGCCGAGTTCGTGAACCCCGTCACCGGGTTCGTCGCGACCGGCGGCAACCTCGGCCTCTTCAACGCCGACGATCCCAGCAACCCCATCGGCGACTGGAACGCGGTCTACGTGCCCTACTGCACCGGCGACGTCCACGGTGGCAGCGCGCCCGACGCGCTCGTCCTCGGGGTCGACGGCCTGCAGCAGTTCGTCGGGCACCGGAACATCGAGGCCTACCTCGCGCTCCTGCGCCCGGCCTTCGCCGACGTGGACGAGGTGCTGCTCACCGGCTCCAGCGCCGGCGGCTTCGGCTCGCTCGTCAACTTCGCCGCCGTCGCCGACGCCTTCGACGGGGCCAGCCTCACGCTCCTGGACGACTCCGGCCCGATCCTCTTCAGCGACGCCGTCTTCACTCCCACGCTCGGCGGGGCCTTTGCCCAGCTCTTCAACTTCCCCGCCTCGTTCCCCGACGACGCCGGCGCGCTCTTCCAGCCCGACGGCCTGCAGGGGGTCTACGCCTACTACGACCAGCGCTACCCCGACGCTACGTTCGGCCTGTCATCGTACACCCAGGACCAGACGATCCGCTTCTTCTTCGGGTTCGACCCGCTGACCGGCATGCCGTTCGAGATCACAGGCGAGCAGTTCGAGGCAGCCCTCGAAGAGACCGCGGCGACGATCCCCGACAGTTGGGGCACCTACCTCGCGGCCGGTGCCGACCACACCTTCCTCCGCTTCCCCGACCGCTACCCCGGCCCCTACGCCGACTGGCTCGGCGAGCTGATCGACGGCAACCCGGCCGACGTCGCCGTGGGCGGGACGCCGTAG
- a CDS encoding pectin acetylesterase-family hydrolase: MPLPTRFLALACFGLALALSACGDAFSPEETAPEGLFDDSPLLPALSAADAGDWQWIPTDGMQCRDGSDTGFGLRRAAGSRDLLIYLEGGGACFDFLTCLLNPRRFSEADFDARVAEVGESGAFSSTAAANPFLGWNVLYVPYCTGDVHSGDATGVRVPGVGRQDFVGLRNMEAMLNVIDGPARQADQVVLSGSSAGGFGTVGTYGLVSDRLAPAPVDLLNDSGPSVEDDAVFPPSLQQTWRDLWALDASIPAGCPDAICSQPDGDGLEAVLPYYAITNPDRNFGLFTYDRDLVIRSFFGGPSGPAFENSLFDLRPVLPANAGTYFVPGSDHTFLLGDAFYNTTVEGVPLTSWVANLVNGQATDLPAAQSLMVAQGR, encoded by the coding sequence ATGCCCTTACCGACTCGCTTCCTGGCACTCGCCTGCTTCGGCCTCGCCCTCGCCCTCTCGGCCTGCGGCGACGCCTTCTCGCCCGAGGAGACGGCCCCCGAGGGCCTGTTCGACGACAGCCCGCTCCTCCCTGCCCTCTCGGCAGCCGATGCCGGCGACTGGCAGTGGATCCCCACCGACGGGATGCAGTGCCGCGACGGCTCGGACACCGGCTTCGGGCTCCGCCGCGCCGCCGGCTCGCGCGACCTCCTGATCTACCTCGAAGGCGGCGGCGCGTGCTTCGACTTTCTCACCTGCCTCCTCAACCCGCGCCGCTTCAGCGAGGCCGACTTCGACGCCCGCGTCGCGGAGGTCGGCGAGAGCGGCGCGTTCTCCTCCACGGCCGCCGCCAACCCGTTCCTCGGCTGGAACGTGCTCTACGTGCCCTACTGCACGGGCGACGTCCACAGCGGCGACGCCACCGGTGTCCGCGTCCCCGGCGTCGGCCGCCAGGACTTCGTCGGCCTCCGCAACATGGAGGCGATGCTGAACGTCATCGACGGCCCGGCCCGGCAGGCCGACCAGGTCGTGCTCTCGGGCAGCAGCGCCGGCGGCTTCGGCACCGTCGGGACCTACGGCCTCGTCTCGGACCGCCTCGCGCCGGCACCCGTAGACCTCCTCAACGACTCCGGCCCCTCGGTGGAGGACGACGCCGTCTTCCCGCCCAGCCTCCAGCAGACCTGGCGCGACCTCTGGGCGCTCGACGCGTCGATCCCCGCCGGCTGCCCGGACGCGATCTGCTCGCAGCCCGACGGCGACGGGCTGGAGGCCGTCCTGCCGTACTACGCGATCACCAACCCGGACCGCAACTTTGGCCTGTTCACCTACGACCGGGACCTCGTCATCCGCTCCTTCTTCGGCGGGCCGAGCGGGCCGGCGTTCGAGAACAGCCTGTTCGACCTCCGCCCGGTTCTCCCGGCCAACGCAGGGACCTACTTCGTCCCCGGCAGCGACCACACGTTCCTGCTCGGCGACGCGTTTTACAACACGACTGTCGAGGGCGTGCCGCTCACGAGCTGGGTGGCGAACCTGGTGAACGGCCAGGCGACAGATCTCCCGGCCGCGCAGTCCCTCATGGTCGCCCAGGGCAGGTAG
- a CDS encoding AAA family ATPase, producing MRYWIWSVRPEHYPTFVRTSTFAVRRVGRKAMQEVRPGDRIVAYLSRQRAVAGLFEATSAAFEDATALVSGGTYPHRLRVRPLAALNEEVRVSYEAFAGKLTVLDEYAHLGDPDRQFRAVAQRVVHPLPPVDGKVLEFLVRAREGTDFEAVMTAYERLRHAQGAEPEATPTVVREAPDRYEAPPLASWDRAAALDRLTGAVEARGFVYQPWHVAAYVTALRTKPFVLLAGVTGVGKSRLPVLVAEATGGHTRLLPVRPDWTDSAEVLGYTDLPGAFRPGVLLAAARAAAERPDRYAVAVLDEMNLARPEHYLAEVLSRIEGRQPAPGGGFESAPLTAASDVRLPANLGLVGTVNMDESAFGFSRKVLDRAFTLELSDVDLGTWHAAQAQPPTSDPWPVAAWWPRAVTLGGLGALSKPERQRVERVVGVLAEADALLAPAGLGLGYRLRDEAALFVLHAAETPGAFRTRDGEPVAPLDLALFLKLLPRIAGGSRSVRRALFALLGWATDGTSLVSEDDAREVVDAWDRAGRASALAEARYPRTAARLALMANRLQADGFASFWE from the coding sequence ATGCGCTACTGGATCTGGTCCGTCCGCCCCGAGCACTACCCGACGTTCGTCCGCACGAGCACCTTCGCCGTGCGACGCGTCGGGCGCAAGGCGATGCAGGAGGTGCGCCCAGGCGACCGCATCGTGGCCTACCTCTCGCGGCAGCGCGCCGTAGCCGGGCTGTTCGAGGCGACGAGCGCGGCGTTCGAGGACGCGACGGCCCTCGTCTCCGGCGGGACCTACCCGCACCGCCTGCGCGTCCGCCCCCTCGCGGCGCTCAACGAGGAGGTCCGGGTCTCCTACGAAGCCTTCGCAGGCAAGCTCACGGTGCTCGACGAGTACGCCCACCTCGGCGACCCGGACCGGCAGTTCCGGGCGGTGGCGCAGCGCGTGGTCCACCCGCTCCCGCCGGTCGACGGCAAGGTGCTGGAGTTCCTCGTCCGCGCCCGCGAAGGGACGGACTTCGAGGCGGTGATGACGGCGTACGAGCGCCTGCGGCACGCGCAGGGCGCGGAGCCCGAGGCCACGCCTACGGTCGTCCGCGAGGCTCCAGACCGCTATGAGGCCCCGCCGCTTGCGTCGTGGGACCGCGCCGCTGCCCTCGACCGGCTGACGGGCGCCGTCGAGGCGCGGGGGTTCGTCTACCAGCCGTGGCACGTCGCGGCGTACGTGACGGCGCTCAGGACGAAGCCGTTCGTCCTCCTCGCCGGCGTCACCGGGGTCGGGAAGAGCCGCCTACCGGTCCTCGTGGCTGAGGCGACGGGCGGGCATACGCGACTCCTCCCGGTCCGCCCTGACTGGACCGACAGCGCCGAGGTCCTGGGCTACACCGATCTCCCAGGCGCATTCCGGCCGGGCGTCCTCCTCGCCGCCGCCCGCGCCGCGGCCGAGCGCCCGGACCGCTACGCCGTCGCCGTGCTCGACGAGATGAACCTCGCCCGCCCGGAGCACTACCTCGCCGAAGTCCTCAGCCGGATCGAGGGGCGGCAGCCGGCTCCCGGCGGTGGGTTTGAGAGCGCCCCGCTCACGGCTGCGTCGGACGTGCGCCTCCCGGCCAACCTCGGCCTCGTGGGGACGGTGAACATGGACGAGAGCGCGTTCGGGTTCAGCCGCAAGGTGCTGGACCGGGCGTTCACGCTGGAACTGTCGGACGTCGATCTCGGCACCTGGCACGCTGCCCAAGCACAGCCGCCAACCTCCGACCCCTGGCCGGTGGCGGCGTGGTGGCCGCGCGCGGTCACGCTCGGCGGCCTCGGCGCGCTTTCGAAGCCGGAGCGGCAGCGCGTCGAGCGCGTGGTCGGCGTGCTCGCCGAGGCCGACGCGCTCCTCGCGCCTGCCGGCCTCGGGCTGGGGTACCGGCTCCGCGACGAGGCCGCTCTCTTCGTCCTCCACGCCGCCGAGACGCCCGGTGCCTTCCGCACCCGCGACGGCGAGCCCGTCGCCCCGCTCGACCTCGCCCTGTTCCTGAAGCTCCTGCCGCGCATCGCAGGCGGGAGCCGGAGCGTCCGCCGCGCGCTCTTCGCCCTCCTCGGCTGGGCCACCGACGGCACCTCGCTCGTCTCGGAAGACGACGCCCGCGAGGTTGTGGACGCGTGGGATCGGGCCGGCCGCGCGTCCGCCCTCGCCGAAGCCCGCTACCCGCGTACTGCCGCCCGCCTCGCGCTCATGGCGAACCGGCTCCAGGCGGACGGGTTTGCGTCGTTCTGGGAGTAA
- a CDS encoding GNAT family N-acetyltransferase: MPDSPDPALLRLRLDDGRPVVLRPVQPSDAPLLKRGLDRLSDASRLTRFFSPLDHLSEQQLDYLTDVDQRTHVAWGALDLSGDEPVGLGIGRFVQLPQEPGVAEVALTVADEAQRHGLGSRLLAVLFHQARCRRIATFRAVLMAQNRPLARYAQMIGGTAGFDEGETTVDLPVAATAGDLPETPEATAFGRVLEEVEAAFAGQGFGDC; the protein is encoded by the coding sequence ATGCCTGATTCGCCCGATCCCGCTCTGCTCCGCCTACGCCTCGACGACGGCCGCCCCGTCGTTCTCCGACCCGTGCAGCCTAGCGACGCACCACTTCTGAAAAGGGGGCTCGACCGGCTCTCCGACGCGTCCCGCCTGACGCGGTTCTTCTCGCCCCTCGACCACCTCAGCGAGCAGCAGCTCGACTACCTCACCGACGTCGACCAGCGCACCCACGTCGCCTGGGGAGCGCTCGACCTGTCCGGGGACGAGCCGGTCGGGCTCGGCATCGGCCGGTTCGTGCAGCTACCGCAGGAGCCAGGCGTCGCCGAAGTCGCTCTGACCGTCGCTGACGAGGCGCAGCGGCACGGCTTGGGGAGCCGGCTTCTCGCGGTCCTCTTTCACCAGGCGCGGTGCCGCAGGATCGCGACGTTCCGCGCCGTCCTGATGGCGCAGAACCGGCCGCTCGCCCGGTACGCCCAGATGATCGGTGGCACGGCCGGTTTCGACGAAGGCGAGACCACGGTCGACCTCCCCGTCGCGGCAACCGCGGGCGACCTCCCCGAGACGCCGGAGGCTACCGCGTTCGGCCGCGTCCTCGAGGAGGTCGAGGCCGCCTTCGCGGGGCAGGGCTTCGGAGACTGTTGA
- a CDS encoding DUF2357 domain-containing protein, with protein MPSLFTITTDRLRLTWSGPPAPPDPAAPPGCFALRGLREGAALRAEGEPMLRLAEQTPYRLFVTSRCGEPVQVRHRDPVIVGRLAEDDDGRVVAGPVDFGGQVGRSRFMVTVGGEDEVAFELDVVPTKVSHRAMEQMRTEIDEALAGLAFEYLRATQAFSIEAAVPPRRATWLTLLRRTLPGLEQALGQVAARPHRDLRREARPVRVEQVQRAGPSVLRAVRQGQGSGAVERFRTGRPVRSVLPTRRALATLDTTEHRWLRARLVAARRTLTALQAAEAARPLSARRRRVLADLDEAETRLARMLSLAPLVAASPGPVPAPTQRLVAAPGYAEAHAACRVLDLSLALAAGPVPHATKNLHLLYELWTYLTLVQAVADVLGQPVPPSAFFQAEHRGIRFLLRRGRGHGVAFEQGGRRVRLAYNPHFSGRTGLMAQRPDILMTVEDGGRPRRFVLDAKYRRDDSPAYARRYGAAGPPEDALGDLHRYRDAIVETQAGRAERTIDEAVALFPGAGGEAFGESRLWTAIGRIGVGALPLVPGETAYLSRWLRRALGG; from the coding sequence ATGCCATCCCTGTTTACGATCACGACCGACCGCCTCCGGCTGACGTGGAGCGGGCCGCCCGCGCCGCCGGACCCGGCCGCGCCGCCCGGCTGCTTTGCCTTGCGTGGGCTCCGCGAGGGAGCCGCGCTGCGCGCTGAGGGCGAGCCCATGCTCCGGCTGGCGGAGCAGACGCCGTACCGCCTGTTCGTGACGAGCCGCTGCGGCGAACCGGTACAGGTCCGGCACCGGGACCCGGTGATCGTGGGGCGGCTGGCCGAGGACGACGACGGGCGCGTGGTCGCCGGGCCGGTCGACTTCGGCGGGCAGGTGGGGCGGAGCCGGTTCATGGTGACGGTGGGCGGCGAGGACGAGGTCGCCTTCGAGCTGGACGTAGTCCCGACGAAGGTATCGCACCGGGCGATGGAGCAGATGCGGACCGAGATCGACGAGGCCCTCGCCGGGCTGGCCTTCGAGTACCTCCGGGCGACGCAGGCCTTTTCCATCGAAGCTGCTGTGCCGCCGCGCCGCGCGACGTGGCTGACGCTGCTGCGGCGCACCTTGCCCGGCCTCGAACAGGCGCTCGGCCAGGTCGCGGCGCGTCCGCACCGGGACCTGCGGCGCGAGGCGCGGCCGGTCCGCGTGGAGCAGGTGCAGCGGGCGGGGCCGTCCGTGCTGCGCGCCGTCCGCCAGGGGCAGGGGAGCGGGGCCGTAGAGCGGTTCCGAACCGGGAGGCCCGTGCGCTCCGTCCTGCCGACCCGCCGCGCCCTCGCGACGCTCGACACGACCGAGCACCGCTGGCTCCGCGCCCGCCTCGTGGCCGCGCGCCGCACCCTCACCGCGCTGCAGGCGGCCGAAGCGGCCCGCCCGCTCTCGGCCCGCCGCCGCCGCGTCCTCGCCGACCTTGACGAGGCCGAGACCCGCCTCGCCCGGATGCTCAGCCTCGCCCCGCTCGTGGCAGCCTCGCCCGGCCCGGTGCCTGCACCGACGCAGCGACTCGTCGCCGCGCCGGGCTACGCCGAGGCCCACGCCGCCTGCCGGGTGCTCGACCTCAGCCTCGCCCTCGCCGCCGGGCCCGTGCCGCACGCGACCAAAAACCTCCACCTGCTCTACGAACTGTGGACCTACCTCACGCTCGTCCAGGCCGTGGCCGACGTGCTCGGGCAGCCCGTCCCGCCGTCGGCCTTCTTCCAGGCCGAGCACCGGGGCATCCGGTTCCTGCTGCGGCGCGGGCGGGGGCACGGCGTCGCGTTCGAGCAGGGCGGGCGGCGGGTGCGGCTCGCCTACAACCCGCACTTCTCCGGCCGGACGGGTCTGATGGCGCAGCGGCCTGACATCCTGATGACCGTCGAGGACGGCGGACGCCCTCGGCGCTTCGTGCTCGACGCCAAGTACCGCCGCGACGACAGCCCGGCCTATGCCCGCCGCTACGGCGCGGCGGGTCCGCCCGAAGACGCCCTCGGCGACCTCCACCGCTACCGCGACGCGATTGTCGAGACGCAGGCAGGGCGGGCCGAGCGGACCATCGACGAAGCCGTCGCGCTCTTTCCCGGTGCCGGGGGCGAGGCATTCGGCGAGAGCCGACTGTGGACGGCCATCGGGCGGATCGGCGTCGGGGCGCTGCCGCTCGTGCCGGGCGAGACCGCCTACCTGAGCCGCTGGCTGCGCCGCGCGCTCGGGGGCTAG
- a CDS encoding rhomboid family intramembrane serine protease → MRDLQLAPMLFETPVTFILLALNVLVAVHTFFVDPQVLDRWAFKPVRFLQGEYARMLTAGFVHAGLAHLAFNMITLFFFGPLIEGLLGPARFLAIYFGSEIAANLMTLAKHKNNPAYSAVGASGAISGVLFAFCLFAPLELIYVFLAIPMPAILFAVLYVVGSIYASQQGGGRIAHEAHLGGALGGVLLTILVYPDALAIFFQQLGL, encoded by the coding sequence ATGCGCGATCTCCAGCTCGCCCCCATGCTCTTCGAAACGCCGGTCACCTTCATCCTGCTCGCCCTCAACGTGCTCGTCGCGGTCCACACCTTCTTCGTGGACCCCCAGGTGCTGGACCGGTGGGCGTTCAAGCCGGTCCGCTTTCTCCAGGGCGAGTACGCGCGGATGCTCACGGCGGGGTTCGTCCACGCCGGGCTCGCCCACCTCGCCTTCAACATGATCACGCTGTTCTTCTTCGGGCCGCTGATCGAGGGGCTGCTCGGCCCGGCGCGGTTTCTGGCGATCTACTTCGGCTCCGAGATCGCGGCGAACCTGATGACGCTCGCCAAGCACAAGAACAACCCCGCCTACTCGGCCGTCGGCGCGTCGGGGGCGATCTCCGGCGTGCTGTTCGCGTTCTGCCTCTTCGCGCCGCTGGAGCTGATCTACGTCTTCCTTGCGATTCCAATGCCGGCCATCCTGTTCGCCGTGCTCTACGTCGTCGGGTCGATCTACGCCTCGCAGCAGGGCGGCGGGCGGATCGCGCACGAGGCGCACCTCGGCGGCGCGCTCGGCGGGGTCCTGCTGACGATCCTCGTCTACCCCGACGCGCTCGCCATCTTCTTCCAGCAACTCGGGCTGTAG
- a CDS encoding HAD-IA family hydrolase, whose product MAPRFVYFDLDDTLLDHRAAERAALADCCSAFPALAGRDVAEVQATYHAGNVPLWKQYGAGEIGREDVQRLRFERLCAALDLDLDPAVLGAAYLDRYAAHWRWIPGAEAAFHAIADRYPVGLLTNGFAEQQHGKLDRFPVLRERAQAVVISEEVGVMKPHPAIFAHATDLAGVAQSEVLYVGDSLHSDVEGGRAAGWQVAWFRGAEGHDGVFAFAEWTALTRALGAAS is encoded by the coding sequence ATGGCACCTCGCTTCGTCTACTTCGACCTCGACGACACGCTCCTCGACCACCGGGCCGCCGAGCGGGCCGCCCTCGCCGACTGCTGCTCCGCGTTTCCTGCCCTCGCCGGGCGCGACGTGGCTGAGGTGCAGGCGACCTACCACGCGGGCAACGTCCCGCTCTGGAAGCAGTACGGCGCAGGCGAGATCGGGCGCGAGGACGTGCAGCGGCTCCGCTTCGAGCGGCTCTGCGCTGCCCTCGACCTGGATCTCGACCCCGCCGTGCTCGGCGCGGCCTACCTCGACCGCTACGCGGCCCACTGGCGGTGGATACCGGGAGCCGAGGCCGCGTTCCACGCCATCGCCGACCGCTACCCCGTCGGCCTGCTCACCAACGGGTTCGCCGAGCAGCAGCACGGCAAGCTGGACCGCTTCCCGGTGCTGCGCGAGCGGGCACAGGCCGTCGTTATCAGCGAGGAGGTCGGGGTGATGAAGCCGCACCCGGCGATCTTCGCGCACGCCACCGACCTCGCGGGGGTCGCGCAGAGCGAGGTGCTCTACGTCGGCGACTCGCTGCACTCGGATGTCGAGGGCGGGCGCGCCGCCGGGTGGCAGGTCGCGTGGTTCCGGGGCGCCGAGGGCCACGACGGCGTCTTCGCCTTCGCCGAGTGGACCGCGCTGACCCGGGCGCTCGGTGCCGCCTCATAG
- a CDS encoding four helix bundle protein, with protein MSDYEQQAEALRQRTKAFAVRVVRLFRTLPKTDGARVMGRQLLRSATSVAANYRAVCRARSRAAFVAKLDIVVEEADESVLWLELLGETETVSASRLNDLLNEATELTKIFAAARRTSRSR; from the coding sequence ATGAGCGACTACGAGCAGCAGGCGGAGGCGCTCCGGCAACGCACGAAGGCATTCGCCGTGCGCGTCGTCCGGCTGTTCCGAACGCTCCCGAAAACGGATGGAGCTCGCGTCATGGGCAGGCAACTGCTTCGGTCCGCCACGTCGGTAGCAGCTAACTACCGCGCCGTCTGCCGCGCCCGCTCCCGGGCTGCCTTCGTCGCAAAGCTAGACATCGTCGTAGAAGAAGCCGACGAGTCTGTGCTCTGGCTTGAGTTGTTGGGCGAAACGGAGACGGTGTCTGCCAGCCGGCTGAACGACCTGCTGAACGAGGCCACCGAACTGACCAAAATCTTCGCCGCCGCTCGCCGAACGTCGCGCTCCCGATGA
- a CDS encoding pyridoxal phosphate-dependent aminotransferase family protein, with product MPDLTKRPAPPTLTSEERPIFSKTRKFLASDGDYARVKGADLYPYFRPIEVAEGTQAVIRGRKVIMAGSNNYLGLTNHPRVVEAAQQAIADYGTGCTGSRFLNGTLDLHLELERRLAAFMGKENCVLFSTGYMTNQGVVQCLASKGDLIFSDKDNHACIVAGTQTSLAETVRYRHDNVSHLERLLEKYDEERPEAGKLIVSDGVFSMNGKLAKIPELLALAREFDAALLIDDAHAIGVVGEGGRGSADVFGLRGEIDLITGTFSKSFASLGGFVVGSDEVMEYIRHSASTHIFSASMPAANVATVLACLDILTEEPERLDRLDAISTYMRDGFRNLGFNVWTSQTPIIPVVVGDMITCFQFWKDLLEEGVFVNAVVPPAVPKGQSLMRTSYMATHTDEELDFILDAFERVGRRHGVIGKNGQPGPNGHATNGQGHSVTG from the coding sequence ATGCCCGACCTCACGAAGCGGCCTGCACCGCCGACGCTGACCAGCGAGGAGCGCCCCATCTTCAGCAAGACGCGCAAGTTCCTCGCCTCCGACGGCGACTACGCACGCGTCAAGGGGGCCGACCTCTACCCCTACTTCCGCCCCATCGAGGTCGCCGAGGGCACCCAGGCCGTCATCCGAGGGCGCAAGGTCATCATGGCGGGGTCGAACAACTACCTCGGGCTAACGAACCACCCGCGCGTGGTCGAGGCCGCGCAGCAGGCCATCGCGGACTACGGCACCGGCTGCACCGGCAGCCGCTTCCTCAACGGCACCCTCGACCTCCACCTGGAGCTCGAGCGCCGGCTCGCGGCGTTCATGGGCAAGGAGAACTGCGTGCTGTTCTCGACGGGCTACATGACGAACCAGGGCGTCGTCCAGTGCCTCGCCTCGAAGGGCGACCTCATCTTCAGCGACAAGGACAACCACGCCTGCATCGTCGCCGGCACCCAGACCAGCCTCGCCGAGACCGTCCGCTACCGCCACGACAACGTCAGCCACCTGGAGCGCCTGCTGGAGAAGTACGACGAGGAGCGGCCCGAGGCGGGCAAGCTGATCGTCTCCGACGGCGTGTTCTCGATGAACGGGAAGCTCGCCAAGATCCCCGAACTCCTGGCCCTCGCCCGCGAGTTCGACGCGGCGCTCCTGATCGACGACGCCCACGCCATCGGCGTCGTCGGCGAGGGCGGGCGCGGCTCGGCCGACGTCTTCGGGCTGCGCGGCGAGATCGACCTCATCACGGGGACCTTCTCGAAGAGCTTCGCCTCGCTCGGCGGCTTCGTCGTCGGCTCGGACGAGGTCATGGAGTACATCCGCCACTCGGCGAGCACCCACATCTTCAGCGCCTCGATGCCGGCGGCCAACGTGGCGACCGTCCTCGCCTGCCTCGACATCTTGACCGAAGAGCCCGAGCGTCTCGACCGCCTCGACGCCATCTCGACCTACATGCGCGACGGCTTCCGCAACCTCGGCTTCAACGTGTGGACGAGCCAGACGCCGATCATCCCGGTCGTCGTGGGCGACATGATCACGTGCTTCCAGTTCTGGAAAGACCTCCTGGAAGAGGGCGTCTTCGTCAACGCCGTCGTCCCGCCGGCCGTCCCGAAGGGGCAATCGCTGATGCGGACGAGCTACATGGCGACCCACACCGACGAGGAGCTCGACTTCATCCTCGACGCCTTCGAGCGCGTCGGCCGCCGCCACGGCGTGATCGGGAAAAACGGCCAGCCCGGCCCGAACGGCCACGCCACCAACGGGCAGGGCCATTCGGTGACTGGGTGA
- a CDS encoding DUF5683 domain-containing protein — protein MIWAGGASAQTDTTATAPAVVAPGLADSTQAEPVVAESLSPAPTPTYPAPSSVLRRSLLVPGWGQLTNRDYLKVPVVAAGVGGAVWLAVLYANRTVLYRRAAIFADCDTGVAVPEGTCDNFEDFRDEWIEAGQPAANVSRSIRDDSRRNRDFSILLGTLAYALQALDAYVSAELAGFDVSDDLSLRVLPTPTGAVASLRWQF, from the coding sequence GTGATTTGGGCCGGGGGTGCCTCGGCGCAAACCGACACGACGGCGACGGCCCCGGCGGTCGTGGCTCCGGGCCTCGCCGATTCGACGCAGGCCGAGCCGGTGGTCGCCGAGTCGCTTTCTCCCGCGCCGACACCGACCTATCCGGCCCCGAGTTCAGTGCTGCGGCGGAGCCTGCTCGTCCCTGGCTGGGGGCAGCTCACCAACCGCGACTACCTCAAGGTGCCGGTCGTGGCCGCGGGCGTGGGCGGGGCGGTGTGGCTCGCGGTGCTCTACGCCAACCGGACGGTGCTCTACCGCCGCGCCGCCATCTTCGCCGACTGCGACACCGGCGTGGCCGTGCCCGAGGGGACGTGCGACAACTTCGAGGACTTCCGCGACGAGTGGATCGAGGCCGGGCAGCCCGCGGCGAACGTCAGCCGCAGCATCCGCGACGACAGCCGCCGCAACCGGGACTTCTCGATCCTGCTCGGCACGCTGGCCTACGCCCTCCAGGCGCTCGACGCCTACGTCAGCGCAGAGCTGGCCGGCTTCGACGTGAGCGACGACCTCTCGCTTCGCGTCCTCCCGACGCCGACCGGCGCGGTGGCATCGCTCCGGTGGCAGTTCTAG